Proteins encoded together in one Mycobacterium sp. MS1601 window:
- a CDS encoding transposase: MTPRSTDALLASAKIRKALREMQKKGLDININAVANYAHVARKTIYNHPDLEQGIRAAATTAAPRSAEPPPDTATGNSSITAALRDQLRSQKHPYGADIAAPKSQIKQLQQELAAAHGELQRLRTITAAQRGTP; this comes from the coding sequence GTGACCCCACGATCCACCGACGCTCTGCTCGCCAGCGCCAAGATCCGAAAAGCGCTGCGCGAGATGCAGAAAAAGGGTCTGGACATCAACATCAACGCCGTGGCCAACTACGCCCACGTCGCCCGCAAGACCATCTACAACCATCCCGATCTGGAACAGGGGATCCGTGCCGCGGCCACCACAGCCGCACCGCGATCAGCCGAACCTCCGCCCGATACGGCGACCGGGAATAGCAGCATTACCGCTGCACTGCGTGATCAACTGCGCAGCCAGAAACACCCCTACGGCGCCGACATCGCCGCACCCAAATCCCAAATCAAGCAACTACAGCAAGAACTGGCCGCCGCCCACGGCGAACTGCAGCGACTCCGGACCATCACCGCCGCACAACGAGGAACCCCATGA
- a CDS encoding ankyrin repeat domain-containing protein, protein MGELQYPQLAADPTARRRLRDEIDNPTPNIRPSSERANINAEMRDTNATRTVPLGSGQQDDSESSESRSGTSSSQQRDDRGGNKDRKNSSNNGSKKKDDKRRANRRRKNATPKHRRNANAKTGDTKSNSPNRGAATSAYSDRKPHASRKEVVMVRTPLHMFDMEYDVEEYLALVASGKHDVNAQDADGLTPLHYAAEQGQSEIVAALLDAGADPNIQDRRFGNTAFSWIVMRCDVPTVKKAIACGGNPTIANHYGNDATNLAGRDPEVIVPLMRETARKFGVTDDSAAP, encoded by the coding sequence GTGGGAGAACTCCAGTACCCGCAGCTGGCAGCTGACCCAACCGCTCGGCGCCGGTTGCGGGATGAAATCGACAACCCCACCCCGAACATCCGGCCCTCCTCAGAACGCGCCAACATCAACGCCGAGATGCGCGACACCAACGCCACCCGAACCGTGCCACTAGGTTCCGGACAGCAAGACGACTCCGAATCGTCTGAATCACGCTCGGGCACCAGTAGCTCGCAGCAACGCGATGACCGCGGCGGCAACAAAGACCGCAAAAACTCCTCCAACAACGGCAGCAAGAAGAAAGACGACAAAAGAAGAGCGAACCGAAGAAGAAAAAACGCGACACCCAAGCACAGAAGAAACGCAAACGCCAAAACCGGTGACACGAAGTCGAACTCACCAAACCGCGGCGCCGCCACGAGCGCCTACAGTGATCGAAAACCCCACGCAAGCAGAAAAGAGGTTGTGATGGTGCGGACTCCGCTGCACATGTTCGATATGGAGTATGACGTGGAGGAGTACTTGGCGTTGGTGGCCAGCGGCAAGCACGACGTCAACGCTCAAGACGCCGACGGCTTAACCCCCCTGCACTACGCCGCCGAACAGGGACAATCGGAGATCGTCGCAGCGCTGTTGGATGCTGGCGCTGACCCCAACATTCAAGACAGACGGTTCGGCAACACCGCTTTCTCTTGGATCGTGATGAGGTGCGATGTGCCGACCGTCAAGAAAGCCATCGCCTGTGGCGGGAATCCGACCATCGCCAACCACTACGGCAACGACGCCACCAATCTCGCCGGCCGCGATCCAGAGGTCATCGTCCCGCTCATGCGCGAGACCGCCCGCAAGTTCGGCGTTACTGACGACAGTGCGGCGCCATGA
- a CDS encoding alpha/beta hydrolase codes for MPGLDPILQKVLDAMPFQLTTDGGPEAARARFRALPRQPILPEVDAQDRVLDGPGGPLPVRIYTPPSAGATLPVVVFFHGGGFAVGDLDTYDGTARQHAVGADAVVVSVDYRLAPEHPHPAAVDDAWAAVGWVAAHAAEFGADSSRLAVAGDSAGGNLAAVMAQLARDEPGLDLTFQLLWYPTVMWDNSLPSFTENAEAPILDLRSIEAFSAWYAGEIDPADVPATLAPGRAAHFDGLAPAYVAVAGHDPLRDDGLTYAELLSAAGVSVTVDHAETLVHGYLGFAGVIPACTEAMDRGLSALRAALHS; via the coding sequence ATGCCCGGTTTAGATCCAATTCTGCAGAAGGTCCTGGACGCCATGCCGTTCCAGCTGACCACCGACGGCGGTCCGGAGGCGGCGCGCGCCCGATTCCGGGCGCTGCCCCGCCAGCCGATCCTCCCGGAGGTCGACGCCCAGGACCGGGTACTCGACGGACCTGGCGGACCCCTGCCGGTGCGGATCTACACGCCGCCGTCCGCGGGTGCGACGCTGCCGGTCGTGGTGTTCTTCCACGGCGGCGGGTTCGCCGTCGGCGATCTCGACACCTACGACGGCACCGCCCGACAGCACGCCGTCGGAGCAGACGCGGTGGTGGTGTCGGTGGACTACCGCCTGGCTCCCGAACATCCGCATCCAGCGGCCGTGGACGACGCCTGGGCCGCCGTTGGCTGGGTGGCCGCCCACGCCGCCGAGTTCGGCGCCGACAGCTCCCGCCTGGCGGTCGCCGGCGATTCCGCGGGCGGAAACCTCGCGGCGGTGATGGCGCAGCTGGCACGTGACGAACCGGGCCTGGATCTGACCTTCCAACTGCTCTGGTATCCGACGGTGATGTGGGACAACTCGTTGCCGTCGTTCACCGAGAACGCCGAGGCACCCATTCTGGATCTGCGCTCCATCGAGGCGTTCTCGGCGTGGTACGCCGGCGAGATCGACCCGGCAGACGTGCCCGCCACCCTGGCTCCGGGGCGCGCGGCCCACTTCGACGGACTGGCCCCGGCGTATGTCGCCGTCGCCGGCCACGACCCGCTGCGCGACGACGGGCTCACCTATGCCGAATTACTCTCGGCGGCAGGCGTTTCGGTGACGGTCGACCACGCCGAGACATTGGTGCACGGCTACTTGGGCTTCGCTGGGGTGATCCCGGCCTGCACCGAGGCGATGGATCGCGGCTTATCGGCCCTGCGGGCGGCACTGCACTCCTGA
- a CDS encoding DUF2625 family protein, translated as MGTRGSEYGSADHGWLKLFGGGTADMPAFLDLMTSGLRAGMCAIDVLGGVFALNWGAFPGAHHRIWYWAPATLAWLECGEWTHFDLVWSALTGGLDRFYEDLRWPGWQDDVAQLDADQGYTLMPQPFSVEGRDVALSHKAVVPMAEICRVMYMFTGPGGVFDGTSDRYPMFWLRGPHARPDIDRFTD; from the coding sequence GTGGGCACGCGAGGGTCCGAATACGGTTCTGCCGATCACGGCTGGCTGAAACTCTTCGGCGGCGGAACCGCGGACATGCCAGCCTTTCTCGACCTCATGACGTCCGGTCTGCGGGCCGGCATGTGCGCCATCGATGTCCTCGGTGGCGTGTTTGCGCTCAACTGGGGCGCATTTCCAGGAGCGCACCACCGTATCTGGTATTGGGCGCCAGCCACGTTGGCTTGGCTAGAGTGCGGTGAGTGGACCCACTTCGATCTGGTCTGGTCTGCTCTCACCGGTGGGCTGGACCGGTTCTACGAAGACCTCCGCTGGCCAGGCTGGCAGGACGACGTTGCACAGCTTGACGCAGACCAGGGCTACACACTGATGCCGCAGCCGTTCAGCGTTGAGGGTCGCGACGTCGCACTGTCCCACAAGGCAGTGGTCCCGATGGCCGAGATCTGCCGCGTCATGTACATGTTCACCGGCCCAGGCGGAGTGTTCGACGGAACCAGCGACCGCTACCCGATGTTCTGGCTCCGGGGACCACATGCGCGCCCCGACATCGACCGATTCACGGACTAA
- the rpoZ gene encoding DNA-directed RNA polymerase subunit omega, with product MTNPDTLSVDQLDAAAGGSLQGAYDTPLGITNPPIDELLDRASSKYALVIYAAKRARQINDYYNQLGDGILEYVGPLVEPGLQEKPLSIAMREIHGDLLEHSEGEQS from the coding sequence GTGACCAATCCCGACACGCTGTCCGTTGACCAACTCGACGCGGCTGCGGGCGGTTCCCTCCAGGGTGCCTACGACACGCCGCTGGGCATCACCAACCCGCCCATCGACGAGCTGCTGGATCGCGCTTCCAGCAAGTACGCGCTGGTGATCTACGCCGCCAAGCGTGCCCGGCAGATCAACGACTACTACAACCAGCTCGGCGACGGCATCCTCGAGTATGTCGGCCCGCTGGTCGAGCCGGGTCTGCAGGAGAAGCCGCTGTCGATCGCGATGCGCGAGATCCACGGCGACCTGCTCGAGCACTCCGAAGGCGAACAGAGCTAG
- a CDS encoding primosomal protein N', which produces MLTVPHLDREFDYLVSEEQSEEAQPGVRVRVRFSGRLVDGYLLERRFDTDHDGKLGWLDRVVSPEPVLTPEVRRLCEAVAARYAGTRPDVLRLAIPPRHARVEREMATAAEQVEIAGSDPAAWARYRRGDGFLDALHHGRAARAVWQALPGESWTERFAEAAAATVSGGRSVLAVVPDQRDVDALHAAVVGRCGQDITVALAAGLGPAARYRRWLAALRGSARVVIGTRSAVFAPVVDLGLVLIWDDGDDNLTEPRSPYPHAREVAMLRSHQTGCAAVIGGFARTAEAQALVRSGWAHDLVAARPVVRARAPRVVALDDSGFAEERDPAARSARLPSMALQAARMALKSEHPVLIQVPRRGYVPSLACGRCRTIARCRHCTGPLSLTGPAADQGGAVCRWCGRAETALRCARCGSDAVRATVIGARRTAEELGRAFPGVSVLTSSGESMLSAVDAGPALVVATPGAEPTAAHGYGAALLLDSWALLGRQDLRAAEDTLRRWMGAAALVRPHADGGTVVVVADSAIPTVQALIRWDAVGHAESELDSRAEVGLPPSVHMAALDGAAAAVDALLQDAELPADAEVLGPVELPPGVRRPAGAADDAEIIRMLVRVRRSEGGALATALRRAAGVRSAQRDQEPVRIQVDPLHIG; this is translated from the coding sequence ATGCTCACAGTGCCCCATCTCGACCGCGAATTCGACTACCTGGTGTCCGAGGAGCAGTCCGAGGAAGCGCAGCCGGGGGTGCGGGTGCGGGTGCGGTTCAGCGGCAGGCTGGTCGACGGGTACCTGCTGGAGCGCCGCTTCGACACCGATCACGACGGCAAGCTGGGGTGGCTGGACCGCGTGGTGTCACCGGAGCCGGTGCTGACCCCGGAGGTGCGGCGGCTGTGCGAGGCGGTGGCGGCGCGCTACGCAGGCACCCGCCCTGATGTGCTGCGCCTGGCCATTCCACCTCGGCACGCCCGAGTGGAACGCGAAATGGCTACTGCTGCAGAGCAAGTGGAGATCGCAGGGTCGGATCCGGCGGCCTGGGCACGCTACCGCCGGGGCGACGGTTTCCTGGATGCGCTGCACCACGGCCGCGCTGCCCGCGCAGTGTGGCAGGCGCTGCCCGGCGAGAGCTGGACCGAGCGGTTCGCCGAAGCGGCGGCGGCCACGGTCAGCGGCGGGCGCAGTGTGCTGGCGGTGGTGCCCGACCAACGTGACGTCGACGCACTACACGCGGCTGTGGTGGGCCGCTGCGGGCAGGACATCACCGTGGCACTGGCGGCGGGATTGGGCCCGGCGGCGCGCTATCGACGGTGGCTGGCGGCACTGCGGGGATCAGCGCGGGTGGTGATCGGTACCCGCAGTGCGGTGTTCGCGCCCGTCGTGGATCTGGGACTGGTGCTGATCTGGGACGACGGTGACGACAACCTCACCGAACCCCGCTCGCCGTATCCGCACGCCAGGGAGGTGGCGATGCTGCGCTCCCATCAAACCGGATGTGCCGCCGTGATCGGCGGTTTCGCGCGCACCGCCGAGGCGCAGGCGCTGGTGCGCAGCGGATGGGCCCACGACCTGGTGGCAGCGCGGCCGGTGGTGCGGGCGCGTGCGCCGAGGGTGGTGGCCCTCGACGACAGCGGGTTCGCCGAGGAGCGTGATCCGGCGGCACGCAGCGCCCGGCTGCCCTCGATGGCCTTGCAGGCCGCCAGGATGGCACTCAAGTCCGAGCATCCGGTGCTGATCCAGGTGCCGCGACGGGGGTATGTCCCGTCTCTGGCGTGTGGTCGGTGCCGCACCATCGCGCGCTGTCGGCACTGCACCGGACCGCTGTCGCTCACCGGACCCGCCGCTGACCAGGGTGGCGCGGTATGCCGCTGGTGTGGGCGCGCGGAGACAGCACTGCGGTGCGCGCGGTGCGGTTCGGATGCGGTGCGTGCCACGGTCATCGGAGCTCGGCGCACTGCCGAGGAACTGGGCCGCGCATTCCCCGGGGTGTCGGTGCTGACGTCGTCGGGGGAGTCCATGCTGAGCGCGGTCGACGCCGGTCCGGCGCTGGTGGTGGCCACCCCCGGCGCCGAACCCACCGCGGCCCACGGTTATGGCGCCGCTCTGCTGCTGGACAGCTGGGCGCTGCTGGGCCGTCAGGACCTGCGTGCCGCCGAGGACACCCTGCGTCGGTGGATGGGTGCCGCTGCGCTGGTGCGCCCGCACGCCGATGGCGGCACGGTTGTGGTGGTGGCCGACTCCGCCATCCCCACCGTGCAGGCCCTGATCCGCTGGGACGCGGTGGGGCACGCCGAATCCGAGCTGGACTCCCGCGCCGAGGTCGGGCTGCCGCCGAGTGTGCACATGGCCGCGCTCGACGGCGCCGCGGCCGCAGTGGATGCCTTGCTCCAGGACGCCGAGCTACCCGCCGACGCCGAGGTGCTGGGACCGGTGGAGCTACCACCGGGGGTGCGCAGGCCCGCAGGTGCCGCCGACGACGCCGAGATCATCCGGATGCTGGTTCGGGTGCGCCGCAGCGAGGGCGGCGCCCTGGCGACGGCCTTGCGCCGCGCCGCCGGTGTGCGCAGCGCGCAGCGTGATCAGGAGCCGGTGCGCATCCAGGTGGACCCGTTGCACATCGGCTGA
- a CDS encoding lysoplasmalogenase gives MASLADTRTRTPAWTTRLWVAGALVGAAYGLFLVVAASGLPAGADLTGRFPGQPLIKALMAVLLAVAATFTPRPRERRWLLGALVFSAVGDFLLAMPWWEPSFVGGLGAFLVAHLCFLGALLPLATVTRPRVAASALVVLVCAALLVWFWPALAAQGLTVPVVLYIGVLGAMVCAALLAGLPTWWTALGALCFAASDAMIGISQFIRVDQLLAVPIWWGYAAAQVLITAGLFFGRGTAPDAQ, from the coding sequence ATGGCGTCGCTAGCGGACACCCGGACCCGTACCCCGGCATGGACCACCCGGCTGTGGGTGGCAGGGGCACTGGTGGGCGCGGCGTACGGGCTGTTCCTGGTGGTGGCGGCGTCCGGCCTGCCCGCGGGCGCTGATCTCACCGGCCGGTTTCCCGGCCAACCACTGATCAAGGCGTTGATGGCGGTGCTGCTCGCCGTCGCCGCGACGTTCACCCCGCGCCCGCGTGAGCGGCGCTGGCTGCTGGGCGCACTGGTGTTCTCCGCGGTGGGCGACTTCTTGTTGGCGATGCCCTGGTGGGAGCCGTCCTTCGTCGGCGGCCTCGGTGCGTTCCTGGTGGCGCACCTGTGCTTTCTGGGTGCACTGCTGCCACTGGCGACAGTCACCCGGCCCCGCGTGGCGGCCTCGGCACTGGTGGTGCTGGTCTGTGCGGCGCTGCTGGTCTGGTTCTGGCCTGCCCTGGCGGCACAGGGGTTGACCGTCCCGGTGGTGCTTTACATCGGGGTGCTCGGCGCGATGGTGTGTGCCGCCCTGCTGGCGGGGTTGCCGACGTGGTGGACCGCGCTGGGTGCGCTGTGTTTCGCCGCGTCCGACGCGATGATCGGCATCAGCCAGTTCATCCGCGTCGATCAGCTTCTGGCAGTGCCGATCTGGTGGGGATACGCGGCGGCCCAGGTGCTGATCACCGCGGGTCTGTTCTTCGGGCGCGGGACGGCGCCGGACGCCCAGTGA
- a CDS encoding HAD-IA family hydrolase, whose product MFDELARERGWAVSGEQLYDEWDRRNKEAQRLVDLREQWVSFASISRDALDAAYSALGLSADPDADIARVQAGVADWPLWPDVAEGLAAVSEHARIGILSNVDDALARTTRAYALVDPDLVLSSERLGAYKPDPAIYRRARNLLGEEVVHVAASARDVRGALESGISTVRLVRPGHRLDPDGPVPTAVVNTVGELALRAF is encoded by the coding sequence GTGTTCGACGAGCTCGCCCGTGAGCGGGGGTGGGCGGTCAGCGGTGAGCAGCTCTACGACGAGTGGGACCGCCGCAACAAAGAGGCACAGCGGCTGGTCGACCTCCGCGAGCAGTGGGTATCCTTCGCCTCGATCTCGCGGGATGCGCTGGACGCCGCGTATTCGGCGCTGGGCCTGTCGGCTGATCCGGACGCCGACATCGCCCGTGTCCAAGCCGGCGTCGCCGACTGGCCGCTGTGGCCCGACGTCGCCGAAGGACTGGCTGCGGTGTCCGAGCATGCCCGCATCGGCATCCTCTCCAACGTCGACGACGCGCTGGCGCGTACCACCCGTGCGTATGCGCTTGTCGATCCCGATCTTGTGCTGTCCTCCGAGCGGCTCGGCGCCTACAAACCCGACCCGGCGATCTACCGGCGGGCCCGAAATCTGCTGGGCGAGGAGGTGGTGCACGTCGCCGCCTCCGCCCGTGATGTCCGCGGTGCGCTGGAGTCCGGCATCTCCACCGTCCGCCTGGTGCGGCCGGGACACCGGCTCGATCCCGACGGCCCGGTACCCACCGCGGTGGTGAACACGGTGGGCGAGTTGGCCCTGCGCGCATTTTGA
- the gmk gene encoding guanylate kinase: protein MAVGGSDGDGHRGLGAPARQGRVVVLSGPSAVGKSTVVRCLRERLPDLHFSVSATTRAPRPGEVDGVDYHFVSADQFQQLIDRGELLEWAEIHRGLHRSGTPAQPVRDAMAAGRPVLIEVDLAGARSVKAAMPEATSVFLAPPSWDDLERRLVGRGTESPEVMQRRLDTARAELAAQNDFDVIVVNRQLETACAELISLLAETAPSA, encoded by the coding sequence ATCGCTGTCGGGGGATCGGACGGCGACGGACACCGCGGCCTTGGCGCCCCTGCGCGCCAAGGCCGGGTGGTCGTGCTGTCCGGTCCCTCCGCGGTCGGCAAGTCGACCGTGGTGCGGTGCCTGCGTGAACGCCTACCTGACCTGCACTTCAGCGTCTCGGCCACCACCAGGGCCCCGCGCCCCGGGGAGGTCGACGGCGTCGACTATCACTTTGTGTCCGCTGATCAGTTCCAGCAGCTGATCGATCGCGGCGAACTGCTCGAATGGGCAGAGATCCACCGCGGCCTGCACCGCTCCGGAACTCCGGCGCAGCCGGTCCGTGACGCGATGGCCGCAGGCCGACCGGTGCTCATCGAGGTCGATCTGGCCGGCGCTCGGTCCGTCAAAGCGGCGATGCCGGAGGCCACCTCGGTGTTCCTGGCCCCACCCAGCTGGGATGACCTCGAGCGCAGGCTCGTCGGCCGCGGCACCGAGTCACCCGAGGTGATGCAGCGGCGTCTCGACACCGCCAGGGCTGAATTGGCGGCGCAGAATGACTTCGATGTCATTGTCGTGAACAGGCAATTGGAGACTGCCTGCGCCGAATTGATATCCTTGCTGGCAGAAACTGCGCCGAGCGCCTGA
- a CDS encoding sugar phosphate isomerase/epimerase family protein, whose protein sequence is MTDAKQGGDGRSLSLAPLTVLELGPDELVDVAAAAGFDAVGLRLIRATPEEPLRPSIGRTPLVRDIKLRLDDSGLRLIDIEVLRLRPDTHVRDDYGAFLETGAFLGAEQVLVTGNDPDHARTAERFAELAELAADYGMAPNLEPMPWTEVKNLQEAVSIVARAGHDNVGLLVDAIHWDRALNTPAQLSALPRNWIRYAQICDAVAERPTTVEEMIYQGRVARLLPGQGSIDLVSMLRALPADIPISVEAPVLWDAPAAVRAKAAQRAARAVLELADGDEDRRSMRYA, encoded by the coding sequence ATGACAGACGCCAAGCAGGGCGGAGACGGGCGGTCGCTGTCGTTGGCGCCTCTGACGGTCTTGGAACTCGGACCCGATGAGTTGGTGGACGTGGCCGCGGCCGCCGGTTTCGACGCGGTGGGGCTGCGGCTGATCCGCGCGACGCCCGAGGAGCCGTTGCGCCCCTCGATCGGGCGGACACCCCTGGTTCGCGACATCAAGCTCCGGCTCGACGATTCCGGCCTGCGCCTGATCGACATCGAGGTGTTGCGGCTGCGTCCGGACACCCACGTGCGCGACGACTACGGCGCCTTCCTCGAGACCGGTGCGTTCCTGGGGGCCGAACAAGTTCTGGTCACCGGCAACGACCCCGACCACGCCCGCACCGCCGAGCGGTTCGCCGAGCTGGCGGAACTGGCCGCTGACTACGGTATGGCGCCCAACCTCGAACCGATGCCGTGGACCGAGGTGAAGAACCTGCAGGAGGCCGTCTCGATCGTCGCGCGCGCCGGGCACGACAACGTGGGGCTGCTGGTCGATGCGATCCATTGGGACCGCGCCCTGAACACCCCGGCTCAGCTTTCTGCTTTGCCCCGCAACTGGATTCGCTACGCACAGATCTGCGATGCCGTGGCCGAGCGGCCCACGACAGTGGAGGAGATGATCTACCAGGGCCGCGTCGCGCGGCTGTTGCCCGGCCAGGGCAGCATCGACCTGGTGTCGATGCTGCGGGCGCTGCCCGCCGATATCCCGATCAGTGTCGAGGCGCCGGTGTTGTGGGACGCACCGGCGGCCGTCCGCGCCAAGGCCGCACAACGTGCCGCCCGCGCGGTGCTCGAGCTGGCGGACGGCGACGAAGACCGGCGGTCCATGCGCTACGCCTGA
- the coaBC gene encoding bifunctional phosphopantothenoylcysteine decarboxylase/phosphopantothenate--cysteine ligase CoaBC, whose protein sequence is MSRKRVVVGVAGGIAAYKACSVVRQLAEAGHDVRVIPTESALRFVGSATFEALSGHPVHTGVFEDVSEVPHVRLGQEADLVVIAPATADLLARAVGGRADDLLTATLLTARCPVLFAPAMHTEMWLHPATVANVATLRSRGAVVLEPASGRLTGADTGPGRLPEPEEITTFAQLLLERSDALPLDLAGVKILVTAGGTREPLDPVRFLGNRSSGKQGYAVARVAAQRGADVTLIAGNTAGLVDPASVHVEHIGSAAQLRDAVSKHAPDFNVLVMAAAVADFRPAQVATTKMKKGGASEPSAIDLVRNDDVLAGAVRARADGQLPNMQAIVGFAAETGDASGDVLFHARAKLARKGCDLLVVNAVGEGRAFEVDSNDGWLLAADGTEAALEHGSKTLMASRIVDAIGQLLQSGTH, encoded by the coding sequence ATGAGCCGGAAACGGGTTGTCGTCGGTGTGGCCGGCGGAATCGCCGCCTACAAGGCTTGTTCGGTGGTCCGTCAGCTCGCCGAAGCAGGCCACGACGTCCGCGTCATCCCCACCGAGTCCGCACTGAGGTTCGTCGGTTCTGCCACCTTCGAGGCGCTCTCCGGCCACCCCGTGCACACGGGTGTCTTCGAGGACGTCTCCGAAGTGCCCCACGTGCGGCTCGGCCAGGAAGCCGACCTGGTGGTCATCGCTCCCGCCACCGCCGACCTGCTGGCCCGCGCCGTCGGCGGCCGCGCTGACGATCTGCTCACGGCGACCCTGCTGACCGCACGCTGTCCGGTGCTCTTCGCCCCGGCCATGCACACCGAGATGTGGCTGCACCCGGCCACCGTGGCCAATGTCGCGACCCTGCGCAGCCGCGGCGCCGTGGTGCTCGAACCCGCCTCCGGCCGCCTCACCGGCGCCGACACCGGACCGGGCCGGCTGCCCGAGCCCGAGGAAATCACCACTTTCGCCCAGCTGCTGCTGGAACGCTCCGATGCCCTCCCGCTGGACCTGGCCGGGGTCAAGATCCTCGTCACCGCCGGTGGCACCCGCGAACCCCTGGACCCGGTGCGCTTCCTGGGCAACCGCAGCTCCGGAAAGCAGGGATACGCCGTGGCGCGGGTCGCCGCCCAGCGCGGCGCCGACGTCACGCTGATCGCGGGCAATACGGCTGGTCTCGTGGACCCGGCGAGTGTGCACGTCGAGCACATCGGTTCGGCCGCACAACTGCGCGACGCGGTGTCCAAACACGCCCCTGACTTCAATGTGTTGGTGATGGCGGCCGCGGTCGCCGACTTTCGCCCCGCACAGGTGGCAACCACCAAGATGAAAAAGGGCGGCGCGTCGGAGCCGTCCGCGATCGACCTGGTGCGCAACGACGACGTGCTGGCCGGCGCGGTACGCGCCCGTGCCGACGGACAGCTGCCCAATATGCAGGCCATCGTCGGCTTCGCAGCCGAGACCGGCGACGCCTCGGGAGACGTGTTGTTCCATGCCCGCGCCAAACTGGCGCGCAAGGGGTGTGACCTGCTGGTGGTCAACGCCGTCGGGGAGGGCCGCGCTTTCGAGGTGGACAGCAACGACGGCTGGCTGCTGGCCGCCGACGGCACCGAAGCAGCGTTGGAGCACGGCTCCAAAACACTCATGGCGAGCCGTATTGTGGACGCGATCGGACAGCTCCTTCAATCTGGGACACACTAG
- the metK gene encoding methionine adenosyltransferase: protein MSKARLFTSESVTEGHPDKICDAISDSVLDALLAEDPRSRVAVETLVTTGQVHVAGEVTTSAYADIPKIVRDRILDIGYDSSTKGFDGASCGVNIAIGAQSPDIAQGVDTAHETRVEGAADPLDLQGAGDQGLMFGYAIKDTPELMPLPIALAHRLSRRLTEVRKNGVLPYLRPDGKTQVTIQYDGTTPVRLDTVVLSTQHAADIDLDTLLAPDIREKVVNTVLDDLAHETLDTSDFRLLVNPTGKFVLGGPMGDAGLTGRKIIVDTYGGWARHGGGAFSGKDPSKVDRSAAYAMRWVAKNVVAAGLAERVEVQVAYAIGKAAPVGLFVETFGTETVDPARIEKAITSVFDLRPGAIVRDLDLLRPIYAQTAAYGHFGRTDIELPWEQLNKVDDLKASV from the coding sequence GTGAGCAAAGCACGGCTGTTCACGAGCGAGTCGGTTACCGAGGGGCATCCTGACAAGATCTGTGACGCCATCAGTGACTCGGTGCTCGACGCGCTCCTGGCCGAGGACCCGCGCTCACGCGTGGCCGTCGAGACGTTGGTCACCACCGGCCAGGTCCACGTCGCCGGTGAAGTGACCACCAGCGCCTACGCCGACATCCCCAAGATCGTCCGGGACCGCATCCTCGACATCGGCTACGACTCGTCCACCAAGGGCTTCGACGGCGCCTCGTGCGGCGTCAACATCGCCATCGGTGCGCAGTCACCCGATATCGCGCAAGGTGTGGACACCGCCCACGAGACGCGCGTCGAAGGCGCCGCCGATCCGCTGGACCTCCAGGGCGCCGGCGACCAGGGCCTGATGTTCGGTTATGCCATCAAGGACACCCCGGAACTGATGCCGCTGCCTATCGCACTGGCACACCGGCTGTCGCGCCGCCTGACCGAGGTCCGCAAGAACGGCGTGTTGCCGTACCTGCGACCTGACGGCAAGACCCAGGTCACCATCCAGTACGACGGCACCACCCCGGTGCGGCTGGACACCGTGGTGCTCTCCACGCAGCACGCCGCCGACATCGACCTGGACACGCTGCTGGCGCCGGACATCCGCGAGAAGGTGGTCAACACCGTTCTCGACGACCTCGCCCACGAGACACTGGACACCTCCGACTTCCGGCTGTTGGTCAATCCGACCGGCAAGTTCGTGCTCGGCGGCCCCATGGGCGACGCGGGGCTGACCGGCCGCAAGATCATCGTCGACACCTACGGCGGCTGGGCCCGCCACGGCGGTGGCGCCTTCTCCGGCAAGGATCCGTCAAAGGTGGACCGCTCCGCCGCGTACGCAATGCGCTGGGTGGCCAAGAACGTCGTCGCCGCCGGTCTGGCCGAGCGCGTCGAGGTCCAGGTGGCCTACGCCATCGGCAAGGCCGCCCCCGTGGGTCTGTTCGTCGAGACCTTCGGCACCGAAACCGTGGATCCGGCCCGCATCGAGAAGGCCATCACCTCGGTGTTCGATCTGCGTCCCGGCGCGATCGTGCGCGACCTGGACCTGCTGCGCCCCATCTACGCGCAGACTGCCGCGTACGGCCACTTCGGCCGCACCGACATCGAGCTGCCATGGGAGCAACTGAACAAAGTCGACGACCTCAAGGCTTCCGTCTGA